A genome region from Streptomyces xanthophaeus includes the following:
- a CDS encoding cold-shock protein, producing MPTGKVKWFNSEKGFGFLSRDDGGDVFVHSSVLPAGVDALKPGQRVEFGVVAGQRGDQALSVTVLDPAPSVAAAQRRKPDELASIVQDLTTLLENITPMLERGRYPDKVHGTKIAGLLRAVADQLDV from the coding sequence GTGCCTACCGGCAAGGTCAAGTGGTTCAACAGTGAGAAGGGCTTCGGCTTTCTCTCCCGCGACGACGGCGGCGACGTCTTCGTCCACTCGTCGGTGCTCCCTGCCGGGGTGGACGCCCTCAAGCCCGGCCAGCGCGTCGAGTTCGGTGTCGTCGCGGGCCAGCGCGGTGACCAGGCACTTTCGGTGACGGTACTGGACCCGGCACCCTCCGTCGCGGCCGCGCAGCGGCGCAAGCCCGACGAGCTCGCCTCCATCGTGCAGGACCTCACGACCCTCCTGGAAAACATCACCCCGATGCTGGAGCGCGGCCGCTACCCCGACAAGGTGCACGGCACGAAGATCGCCGGACTGCTGCGCGCGGTGGCCGACCAGCTCGACGTCTGA